From a single Fusobacterium pseudoperiodonticum genomic region:
- a CDS encoding DUF3798 domain-containing protein: MKIKRILFSILAIFMFVLVAACGKKEAPTEDANAQKEGTATEVTQNYHIGVVTTSVSQSEDNARGAEAVVKQYGASNEGGKITVVTIPDNFMQEQETTISQMVSLADDPEMKAIVVAEGIPGTYPAFKAIREKRPDILLFVNNTHEDPVQVSTVADVVVNSDSVARGYLIVKTAHDLGATKFMHISFPRHLSYETISRRRAIMEQTAKDLGMEYIEMSAPDPLSDVGVPGAQQFILEQVPNWIAKYGKDIAFFATNDAQTEPLLKQIAANGGYFIEADLPSPTMGYPGALGIEFTDDEKGNWPKILEKVEKAVVEAGGSGRMGTWAYSYNFSGIEGLTDLAVKSIESGDKDFTLEKVLASLDTATPGSKWNGSLMKDNNGVEIKNSFFVYQDTYVFGKGYMGVTSVEVPEKYGKISGNK, encoded by the coding sequence ATGAAAATTAAAAGAATTCTATTTAGTATTTTAGCAATATTTATGTTTGTGTTAGTAGCTGCTTGTGGTAAAAAAGAAGCACCTACTGAAGATGCTAATGCTCAAAAAGAAGGAACAGCAACTGAAGTTACACAAAATTATCATATCGGTGTTGTAACAACATCTGTTTCTCAATCAGAAGATAATGCACGTGGAGCTGAAGCAGTTGTAAAACAATATGGAGCAAGTAATGAAGGTGGAAAAATTACCGTTGTAACAATACCAGACAACTTCATGCAAGAACAAGAAACAACAATTTCTCAAATGGTTTCTCTTGCAGATGACCCTGAAATGAAAGCTATAGTAGTAGCTGAAGGAATCCCAGGAACTTATCCTGCATTTAAGGCTATAAGAGAAAAAAGACCTGATATTTTACTATTTGTAAATAATACACACGAAGATCCTGTACAAGTAAGTACAGTTGCAGATGTAGTTGTAAACTCAGACTCAGTTGCAAGAGGATATTTAATAGTAAAAACAGCTCATGATTTAGGAGCAACTAAATTTATGCACATTTCATTCCCTAGACACTTAAGTTATGAAACTATTTCAAGAAGAAGAGCTATAATGGAACAAACAGCTAAAGATTTAGGAATGGAATATATTGAAATGTCAGCACCAGACCCACTAAGTGATGTTGGAGTACCAGGAGCACAACAATTTATCTTAGAACAAGTTCCAAACTGGATAGCTAAATATGGTAAAGATATAGCATTCTTTGCAACAAACGATGCCCAAACAGAACCTTTACTAAAACAAATAGCTGCAAATGGTGGATACTTTATAGAAGCTGATTTACCTTCTCCTACAATGGGATACCCTGGAGCATTAGGAATTGAATTCACTGATGATGAAAAAGGAAATTGGCCGAAAATATTAGAAAAAGTTGAAAAAGCTGTCGTAGAAGCTGGTGGTTCAGGAAGAATGGGAACATGGGCTTACTCATACAATTTCTCAGGTATTGAAGGACTTACAGATTTAGCAGTTAAATCTATAGAAAGCGGAGATAAAGACTTTACATTAGAAAAAGTTTTAGCATCTCTTGATACAGCAACACCAGGATCTAAATGGAATGGAAGCTTAATGAAAGATAACAATGGAGTGGAAATAAAAAATTCATTCTTCGTATATCAAGATACTTATGTATTTGGAAAAGGATATATGGGAGTTACTTCTGTTGAAGTTCCAGAAAAATATGGAAAAATTAGTGGTAATAAATAA